From the Bacillus tuaregi genome, one window contains:
- the parE gene encoding DNA topoisomerase IV subunit B — translation MARNQAAFDYNDDAIQVLEGLEAVRKRPGMYIGSTDSRGLHHLVYEIVDNSVDEVLAGYGDHIIVKIHKDNSISVQDKGRGMPTGMHKIGKPTPEVILTILHAGGKFGQGGYKTSGGLHGVGASVVNALSEWLVVKIKRDGFIYEQRFENGGKPVTTLEKKGKTNQTGTTIHFKPDPSIFSTTTFNYETLCERLRESSFLLKGVKIEVIDERNEFHDVFHFENGLEAFVQYLNEEKDILHPVISFEGEQNGIEVDFAFQFNDGYSENVLSFVNNVRTKDGGTHEVGLRTALTRSVNDYARKVSLLKEKEKNLDGSDIREGFSAVISVRIPEEMLQFEGQTKGKLGTSEARSAVDAVISENLTYFLEENPDISTLLVKKSIKAFQAREAARKAREEARSGKKRKRSEALLSGKLTPAQSRNPQKNELYLVEGDSAGGSAKQGRDRRFQAVLPLRGKVINTEKAKLSDIFKNEEINTIIHTIGAGVGADFQVEDVNYDKVIIMTDADTDGAHIQVLLLTFFYRYMKPLIEAGKVYIALPPLYKVSKGAGKKEVIKYAWSDDDLQDTIKKVGKGYILQRYKGLGEMNADQLWDTTMNPETRTLIRVRIDDLARAERRVTTLMGDKVEPRRKWIESNVAFGLEEDGSILENENISVLGEVDPS, via the coding sequence GCATCATCTCGTATATGAAATTGTAGATAATTCAGTAGATGAAGTGTTAGCCGGTTATGGTGATCATATTATTGTCAAAATACACAAGGATAATTCAATCAGTGTCCAGGACAAGGGACGGGGAATGCCGACTGGAATGCATAAGATTGGTAAGCCAACGCCAGAGGTTATCTTAACCATTCTCCATGCAGGTGGTAAGTTTGGACAGGGCGGATATAAGACAAGCGGAGGTTTACATGGTGTTGGTGCTTCCGTTGTTAATGCTTTATCAGAGTGGCTTGTTGTGAAAATTAAGCGCGATGGTTTTATTTATGAGCAGCGCTTCGAGAATGGTGGCAAGCCTGTCACTACATTAGAGAAAAAAGGGAAAACAAATCAAACAGGGACTACTATCCACTTCAAACCTGATCCATCCATTTTTTCAACCACAACCTTTAATTATGAAACACTCTGCGAACGCCTTCGTGAATCATCTTTTTTATTAAAAGGTGTAAAAATAGAAGTTATAGATGAACGGAACGAATTCCACGATGTTTTTCATTTTGAAAATGGACTAGAAGCCTTTGTACAATATTTGAATGAGGAGAAAGATATTCTTCATCCTGTCATTAGCTTTGAAGGGGAACAAAATGGAATAGAAGTTGATTTTGCTTTCCAATTTAATGATGGCTACTCCGAAAATGTATTGTCATTTGTTAATAATGTTCGAACAAAGGATGGCGGTACACATGAAGTCGGATTACGGACAGCCTTAACTCGCTCGGTTAATGATTATGCTCGGAAAGTAAGTCTACTAAAGGAAAAAGAAAAGAATTTAGATGGCTCTGACATAAGAGAAGGATTCTCAGCGGTCATCTCGGTACGTATTCCAGAAGAAATGCTGCAATTTGAAGGTCAGACGAAGGGAAAACTCGGTACAAGTGAGGCTCGTTCTGCGGTGGATGCAGTGATTTCCGAGAATCTAACTTATTTTCTTGAAGAAAATCCTGATATTAGCACTTTACTGGTTAAGAAATCCATTAAAGCCTTTCAAGCTAGAGAAGCGGCTCGTAAAGCACGCGAGGAAGCGAGGAGCGGCAAGAAAAGAAAACGTTCAGAGGCGCTGCTTTCAGGAAAATTAACACCTGCCCAATCAAGGAATCCACAAAAAAATGAATTGTATCTAGTAGAGGGAGATTCTGCCGGAGGATCAGCGAAGCAGGGGCGTGATCGCCGTTTTCAGGCCGTTTTACCACTACGAGGTAAGGTGATTAATACTGAAAAAGCAAAGCTGTCAGATATCTTCAAAAATGAAGAAATTAATACGATTATTCATACTATTGGTGCTGGTGTCGGGGCCGATTTTCAAGTTGAAGATGTCAATTATGATAAGGTCATTATTATGACGGATGCTGATACGGATGGGGCCCATATTCAGGTGCTTCTATTAACCTTCTTTTATCGTTATATGAAGCCACTAATAGAGGCTGGTAAAGTATATATTGCCCTGCCGCCGCTTTATAAGGTAAGCAAGGGCGCCGGAAAGAAAGAAGTCATTAAATATGCCTGGAGTGATGATGACCTGCAGGATACGATTAAAAAAGTCGGTAAAGGGTATATTCTACAGCGTTATAAAGGATTAGGTGAAATGAATGCTGATCAGCTTTGGGATACGACGATGAATCCAGAGACAAGAACCTTAATCCGTGTCCGAATAGATGACTTGGCACGTGCAGAGCGAAGAGTAACGACACTAATGGGTGATAAGGTTGAACCACGTCGTAAATGGATTGAATCCAATGTGGCGTTTGGTTTGGAGGAAGATGGCAGTATTCTTGAAAATGAGAACATTTCGGTCTTAG